Proteins encoded in a region of the Paenibacillus sp. W2I17 genome:
- a CDS encoding MDR family MFS transporter, which translates to MVARKNSIGLVLAGLLLSILMASMDNTIVATAMGDIVGKLGGLDKFVWVTSAYMVAEMAGMPIFGKLSDMYGRKKFFVFGIIVFMLGSALCGTATSIVELTMYRAIQGIGAGALVPIAFTIMFDVVAPESRGKLGGLFGAVFGLSSVFGPLLGAYITQYATWEWVFYINLPLGLIAFVFIAFFYKESHQHQSQQIDWLGAVTLIGAVVCLIFGLELGGKTFAWGSWQILGLFAGFVALALLFLFAETKAKEPIISFSMFRNRVYWSSNVIGMFSGAAFITASVYIPIFIQGVLGGKATNSGLVLLPMMLGSVVTASLGGVLMTKIKYRNIMIPTLALLVIGLGLLTTLDENSSLWTIRIYMVMVGLGVGASFSVLSNAAMNAFEPQRRGAASSTLNFLRSLGMTMGITIFGIVQSQVFTRKMNDALAGSAAEAGGASAGGVPQGVDLTDPHALLSPELRQAIPPQVLDTITHALSSSIVQLFAWAVIPAALALVASFFMGKEKMVIGEEQGEYTGGH; encoded by the coding sequence ATGGTTGCACGTAAAAACAGTATTGGATTGGTGCTGGCAGGGTTACTGCTCAGCATACTAATGGCTTCGATGGATAACACCATCGTGGCAACAGCTATGGGGGACATTGTCGGGAAGCTGGGTGGGCTCGACAAGTTCGTCTGGGTTACCTCCGCGTACATGGTGGCTGAGATGGCAGGGATGCCGATATTCGGTAAGCTATCCGATATGTATGGACGGAAGAAGTTTTTTGTATTTGGTATTATTGTATTTATGCTTGGCTCAGCGCTGTGCGGAACGGCAACGTCTATTGTGGAATTGACGATGTACAGAGCGATTCAAGGTATTGGTGCGGGGGCCCTGGTGCCGATTGCCTTTACGATCATGTTTGATGTCGTTGCACCAGAATCTCGTGGTAAATTGGGTGGATTGTTTGGAGCGGTCTTTGGCCTGTCCAGCGTATTTGGACCTCTGCTCGGTGCTTACATTACCCAGTATGCGACATGGGAATGGGTATTCTATATCAACCTGCCGCTAGGCTTGATTGCATTTGTGTTTATTGCGTTCTTCTATAAAGAATCCCATCAGCATCAATCCCAACAGATCGACTGGCTGGGTGCTGTAACGCTGATCGGTGCTGTTGTGTGCCTGATCTTTGGTCTGGAACTGGGCGGCAAAACATTTGCCTGGGGTTCGTGGCAGATTCTTGGCTTGTTTGCCGGATTTGTAGCATTAGCGCTGCTCTTCCTTTTTGCAGAAACCAAAGCCAAAGAACCAATCATCTCCTTCAGCATGTTCCGCAACCGGGTCTACTGGTCCAGTAACGTTATTGGGATGTTCAGTGGTGCGGCGTTCATTACAGCATCCGTGTACATTCCGATCTTCATACAGGGGGTACTTGGTGGTAAAGCGACCAACTCCGGTCTTGTGCTGCTGCCCATGATGCTTGGGTCCGTTGTGACGGCGTCCTTGGGCGGGGTGTTGATGACCAAAATCAAGTATCGTAATATCATGATCCCTACGTTAGCCTTACTTGTCATTGGACTTGGATTGCTGACCACACTGGATGAGAATTCTTCCCTTTGGACGATACGTATCTACATGGTGATGGTTGGTCTGGGTGTCGGTGCTTCGTTTTCGGTACTCAGCAACGCAGCCATGAACGCGTTTGAACCGCAAAGACGCGGAGCAGCAAGCTCCACACTTAACTTTTTGCGGTCCCTCGGTATGACGATGGGCATTACGATCTTTGGTATCGTACAGAGTCAGGTATTTACACGTAAAATGAACGATGCTCTCGCTGGTTCAGCTGCGGAAGCAGGCGGTGCTTCAGCGGGTGGCGTGCCTCAGGGAGTGGATCTGACCGATCCACATGCGTTGCTCTCACCAGAACTCAGACAGGCGATTCCGCCTCAGGTGCTGGATACCATCACACATGCCCTGTCTTCTTCCATCGTACAGTTATTTGCCTGGGCTGTAATTCCGGCTGCACTCGCGTTGGTCGCTTCCTTCTTCATGGGAAAAGAGAAGATGGTTATAGGCGAAGAGCAAGGCGAATACACGGGCGGTCACTAA
- a CDS encoding VanW family protein: MKKIHLTVIVLFSILLIGSASYGLLYMYVNQPALPKDVHVGGMLVEGKNRKNVLHELDEQIQKLEDWPVTFEVTEPNPQTMSYTAAQVGVSYNVNSLESAIQQLEEGNLWERAYARYHFPKEFSLDMTYNSRPLQEHLSPAWEKETFGTPADAVRRITTSDKVQYIPEKGVRRIDWITLTSLIQTKLHRDFSVLNPDEKPAPLLIQVPLYTLKPEVTLDSLRQEGIDRKIIQFSTGLGNSSEGRIHNVSAAAEAINGMILPPDATFDYEKVVRQAEKEYGFREAPVIVNGRLTPGIGGGICQVSSTVYNAALLTGLDIIERRNHSLPVKYLPKGLDATFASGAINFRFKNNTGKSLLIHAEVKNHQLMVKFFGTFPENVSYALESRTIETLSVPVKYVSSTVLPDGAQQVLQDGQPGYIVETVRTKRLDGKVVESKTITRDTYKAQNRLIARSGHSSLPDPQGPSVVEDGISDTKQP, encoded by the coding sequence ATGAAAAAAATACATCTGACGGTCATTGTTCTATTCTCCATCCTCTTGATCGGCTCCGCGTCTTATGGATTGCTGTATATGTACGTGAATCAACCTGCCCTGCCCAAAGATGTTCATGTTGGCGGCATGCTTGTGGAGGGGAAGAATCGCAAAAACGTATTGCATGAATTGGATGAACAGATCCAAAAGCTGGAGGACTGGCCTGTCACCTTTGAAGTGACTGAACCCAACCCCCAGACGATGTCGTATACCGCAGCTCAGGTGGGGGTGAGTTACAACGTTAACAGCTTGGAGTCCGCAATACAGCAGCTGGAGGAAGGTAACCTGTGGGAACGCGCTTATGCACGTTATCATTTTCCGAAAGAGTTCTCTCTCGATATGACCTACAACTCAAGACCACTCCAAGAACATCTCAGCCCTGCCTGGGAAAAAGAAACCTTCGGTACACCTGCGGACGCTGTTCGCCGTATTACCACAAGTGACAAAGTCCAGTATATCCCGGAAAAGGGCGTCCGCCGCATTGATTGGATTACACTCACAAGTCTCATTCAGACGAAGCTGCACAGGGATTTCAGTGTACTGAACCCGGATGAAAAACCAGCCCCATTGCTGATCCAGGTACCACTGTATACGCTGAAGCCTGAAGTAACTCTTGATTCGCTGCGCCAGGAAGGCATTGACCGGAAGATCATCCAGTTCTCCACGGGTCTGGGCAATAGTAGTGAAGGCCGGATACATAATGTCAGCGCAGCGGCGGAAGCGATTAACGGCATGATTTTGCCACCAGATGCCACATTCGATTATGAGAAGGTCGTCCGTCAAGCTGAAAAGGAGTATGGGTTTCGTGAGGCACCGGTCATTGTTAATGGAAGACTAACCCCCGGAATTGGCGGGGGAATCTGCCAGGTATCAAGTACAGTGTATAATGCAGCGCTATTGACGGGTCTTGATATTATTGAGCGTCGCAACCATTCCCTGCCGGTCAAATATTTACCCAAAGGACTGGATGCCACCTTTGCCTCGGGAGCCATCAATTTTCGCTTCAAGAATAATACCGGAAAATCCTTACTCATTCATGCAGAGGTGAAGAATCACCAATTGATGGTGAAATTTTTTGGCACATTTCCGGAGAATGTCAGCTATGCACTTGAATCTCGTACCATTGAAACATTAAGTGTTCCAGTAAAATATGTGTCCAGTACGGTACTGCCTGATGGTGCACAGCAGGTGCTGCAAGACGGACAGCCTGGATATATTGTCGAGACGGTAAGAACCAAAAGACTGGACGGCAAAGTGGTCGAATCCAAAACGATTACACGGGACACGTACAAAGCTCAGAATCGCCTGATTGCCCGCTCCGGTCATAGCAGCCTGCCTGATCCACAAGGGCCTTCTGTGGTTGAGGACGGGATTAGCGATACAAAACAGCCTTAG
- the ftsE gene encoding cell division ATP-binding protein FtsE, giving the protein MIEMQDVWKTYANGTHALQGVSVKIDRNEFVYIVGPSGAGKSTFMKLMYREEVPTKGQISINGFNIGKLKPRKIPYVRRNIGVVFQDFRLLPRMTAFENVAFAMEVIEAPKRHIKKRVMEVLDLVGLRSKANREPSQLSGGEQQRIAIARAIVNNPSVIIADEPTGNLDPETSWGIMQLLDEINFRGTTIVMATHNKDIVNTMRKRVIAIERGQIVRDQMRGEYGYEF; this is encoded by the coding sequence GTGATAGAAATGCAGGACGTGTGGAAGACCTACGCCAATGGGACCCACGCATTACAAGGGGTGTCGGTGAAGATCGACCGCAATGAATTTGTCTATATCGTCGGTCCGTCCGGCGCAGGTAAATCGACATTTATGAAATTGATGTACAGAGAAGAAGTTCCGACCAAAGGACAAATATCCATTAACGGATTTAATATTGGTAAGTTGAAGCCAAGAAAGATTCCTTATGTGCGTCGTAACATCGGCGTTGTGTTCCAGGATTTTCGTCTGCTGCCACGGATGACAGCATTTGAGAATGTGGCATTTGCCATGGAAGTTATTGAAGCGCCGAAGCGTCATATCAAGAAACGGGTGATGGAAGTGCTTGATCTGGTGGGACTGCGGAGTAAGGCAAATCGCGAACCTTCACAGCTCTCGGGTGGAGAACAGCAGCGTATTGCTATTGCACGGGCTATCGTCAATAACCCATCGGTTATTATCGCGGATGAGCCTACAGGTAACCTCGATCCGGAGACGTCGTGGGGCATTATGCAACTGCTGGATGAGATTAATTTCCGGGGAACAACCATTGTTATGGCGACCCACAACAAAGATATCGTGAATACGATGCGTAAACGGGTAATTGCGATTGAACGTGGACAGATTGTACGGGATCAGATGAGAGGGGAATACGGTTATGAATTTTAG